A window of Plodia interpunctella isolate USDA-ARS_2022_Savannah chromosome 3, ilPloInte3.2, whole genome shotgun sequence genomic DNA:
AGCTCCCACCGCTTGGCATTCATCGTAAGCTGCGTTCCACGTGAGTGCTACTCTTGGGATTTTGTAGCAACTGCCTACATTAGCATTATATTGATAACCTGTGAAAACGCATTAATATAtcgtatatacatatatgcatTGATATGTATTGCATCCTTGGGTAGTCACTGTTGGGCATTACAGTATTTTTGAACTATTGTAAAGCCACGTATACACTAGGGAAAATATGACGTGCAACATattctttccttttcattacaatttacatgAGTGACAACGGCGATATGCTATTTCACTCGAGTCAATGGTAATGAGTGAAGACCGATATGTAacatatatgtaacatatatatataacacgtCAAATGTTCATAGTGTATTCGTAGCTTACCTAATtagtgttttaaaattaaatgttatttttaacataacacatttttttacgttatGCTCAAAAGATGGAatcaaaagcttgtaaaataaacttacagtGAAAGAAGTACGTAAATTCTCGACTTTGCAGGCAGTGTCAGATTATTTGTAAGCggatgattttaaaatacacatgCGGAATGTGATAATCTAGGCAATCACCCAGGTGATAAAAGACTCTctgtgataataaaataataaaaataaaatgtgataataaatatgaataaatatattaggacaaatcacatagattgagctagccccaaaataagttcgagacttgtgttatggaatactaactcaacgatactatattttataacatatacatatatatatatatatatatatatatatatatatagataaacatccaagacccgggccaatcagaaaaagatcattttccattataacccgactggggatcgaacccgggacctctcggttcagtggcaagaactttaccactgcaccaccgagatcatcaaaatcaggtgatgaaaatataataaaaataactcgGTAACTCGGTTTTATCattaaactagctgcgccccggggcttcgttcccgtgaaAATTTGGGGATAAAAACTACGCTGCTGGAACAAcgattccaggttatattctacccttgTACCAAATTATCGTATAATTTGTGAAttcagtgaaaaaataaataacaatgtataaatttacTCACTTAGATCATGCACATCGCAATTTTCGTCATAGGGAGCGTCTTTCACCTGcactttacaaataaatgggTAAACTGTGCCGCTTCCGCCGCAACGACAAAGAGGATTTTTGAAAGACTTAATTTccccaaatttatttataacatcacATTTCCCGCTGTCTTCGTCGGAGTCATAATCAACAGAATTATCAGGAACTGATGTACCAACTGGAATAGTAAGCGCGCATTTGTTGATTCGTTTTACAAAATTCGTATTACTTTGAGGGATCgcaatttgttaaaaaaatatgataccgttacatttattataattaacattttgaaatttaagtCTCTCTTTGGAACACATCAGCTAAAGTTACGTTCTGAGCTGTGACGTCTCAATGCCCAgagtcaatttgaaaaataaaggttaaacattttgaagatttatttatttgaattaccGGACCGGGCTgtggtttaaaattttaaattcccGTCCACCTGctttgacgtcaaccctcgggaatgctattatttcCTGTCAGATGCTCATGTTTGTTATCCCTCAattgcctcgtacgacatccaaggGAATATGGAATGGTCCCATTCTATGCTGTACCCATGCAATGTCTCATAATATACTgttgataataaattgtaactaatttatttatattagaaataagtaaattcaaattagcaaatataattatgtatatttacaaaaatacctgTCTCAGTAATTCGTTTCCATGAGGTAATAGACCCAGAAGACTGGCAGTATTTCCTCGTTGTATGGCCTTATATACCAGAGAAGATTCTGAGAGAAGATGATGTCAAGGCCCCCCAAagaattatacttacatacaataacattttcctCTATTTCCTCGTGTGACAGTCCGTCGTCGGCGACCCAGACGTCGTCAATGTCGGGATATAATCTTCAACATACCATGTATCTGACTTATATTCATTGGGAATTATCAATTTTGCACCGTCTGAATGATATAGTTCGTGGGCGCGATACAAGCTCGTGCTATCTATATGCAACTTGTAAAATgcgtctgtatgtttgttataaacGTAATCCGTGCGGTAAACTTTGTTTTCGGATGAAGGGAAAACTcctgtaaacaatatttattgtttaataaaaacgcaaagtacgccattttgtctaatttCAGCGGAgcgcaagttaaagtcaacgtaCAAGTTGACGGTGCGACCCACCCTTAAAGGTACtccctactaattccattctataacccttgattgacttttacaaacTGTTTGttggaaataattttgaaattacaaaCTGTGCGGAAGGAGAAACAAATGGCaaattctgtttttattttgctccCAGACCAGTAATATGTTTGAAAAATTAGGGTAAATAATGTACTTGACAGATCTGTAAATAATAGCTTCTTTTACTTATCTATAAATTGGAAACACAAACACAGTATAGGTAACCAGTTCATGAtgcataaacaaaataaaaataaaactacaattaTGTCCGATATAATATACTCTATGTCTTAAACTTCAGATGGTGACTGAGTATAgtgagtatatttttgtaggtatatttactaCCAGACTTACCTCTACCAGACACAGATAACCTATTCgagataacattatttatttacgatcGACCAGCACAACATAATTGCTATTTTGCTTACTTACGTTTATTGcatagattatattttcagaAGCTTTTGTTGTTAGGCCCAATTGCTAGTCTGATTGGACAATGTAACCGTTAGAGGAACAAACTTATTTGGTCCGATGTGAGCGTCGCTACtgttaaacaaaacaaaactattgTTACTGTTTACCGTGtcaagtataataaataacccGCAAATAGTTAATCCATCCGTGttatacacaatttttgttatttaattatttaaactaagttTATCCTGCCTAAATATGCAAGCAGGCCAGTTAGTGTGAGTCAAATCTCGCTAGTTAAACTTCTAAGCATTGAAATGAGATTtgcaatattcataaattttgtatcgtgcaaaatttatttatataaatgttttttttttatcctataGTGTATCTATATTACACTTTGCCACTTTTTCATTTCAGAcaattgtgtaaataaattaaataaatatattagaacaaatcacacatattgagctagccccaaagtaagttctagacttgtgacaaatacattatatagataaacatccaagacctgggccagtcagaaaaagattttttccATCAGGAaccgaccgaggatcgaacccgggacctctcggttcagtggcaagaattttaccactgcgccaccgaggtcgtcctcCCTCGAGGTCTCGAGACCGTCGTATCAACCTTAAAGCGTAAATATATACAAGAATATATCGCTATGCCATATCAATCAATAGTATCCAATACGTTAGgtactttattaaattaaaacaacatggatatgtattattaatttttattaaaatgtacattttacaGATCAATACAGActttatataatctatatttatttataatttgtttgagTAAATCTGCAAACTTCGAttaccacattttttttaatgaataaaaatttatttatttgaccaaGAGTAATctaccaaaataatttttaatggttaataaaccattaaaaattattttggtagATATACAATTCAATGTCGAAATTGAAAACATatgtttatcattattttgattaaaaaaatcattttctctAAGTGTGTATATGTCTCTCTTTCTCGCAAATGAAGCTGTATGTGTGCGCGCAGTCCAGATCGTTTAGTTTCCCGTCGTTCTTGAAGATGGAGCCACAGTACTCGTTGTTCAGAGCGTTGTTGGGTTCATTGGCCGACCACTGATCGTAGCCGGCTTCTTCGAGGGTCTGATCTGAAAGAGGTGAAAGTGATATCTttattttcactaaaatataaatgaaaattataaaatggtcgtgatggcgctagtgtgctgAAATAGATAGATACGGCCCCGTATGATATCCACAGAAGGAGAattaagtagaaaaaaacttTCTAGGACGGGAACCACAATCTCAACGCGTCTTCTCTTTTTTTCCCACCTAAGCGTCTTTCTTAGTCGTTGAGCATCGGAGCTCGAGGTCTGCTAAATGCCTCTTCAACCTAACTtaacaaattttgatttgcgTGATTCCACCTTACTGGATTTCTTCACGACTTACTGAATATTGTTCGAAAGACCCTCGGCTTCTCATCAGTCGGGTGGTTGGCTCTGTAGCCAGCGAACAGAAACCAGTGGGCCCTGGACTCTGCAGCTGTGGGGGCGACCTGCGTGAGGTTCCATACCACCtggaatcaaatcaaattggAGTtagattttgacatttgtattagattttatttggtttagattaaggtggtggtgtaatgattaagacgccccgcctgtggatcgaaaggtctcaggttcgaaccctactcgtgccacatgagtttgtataccaatctgactcatgtatagtagttttcatacaccaccacttgcttccggggaaggaaaacatcgtgaggaaacctgcacacttattgattattaacttgtgccaagaaagttgttgtatgtgtttcattccacgaaATGAccacgactatgaagaagattagATTTTACTTCTTGTTTGCGTGTCGACGCTCTCCAACGATATCAGAATTAGAATCACCGGACAAGTGTTGTGTCACGGCCT
This region includes:
- the LOC128683958 gene encoding hemolymph lipopolysaccharide-binding protein-like — translated: MNISQIHVGTSVPDNSVDYDSDEDSGKCDVINKFGEIKSFKNPLCRCGGSGTVYPFICKVQVKDAPYDENCDVHDLSYQYNANVGSCYKIPRVALTWNAAYDECQAVGAHLVVINSEVEQQAVKKIMDRSLRLHDSHHAAYYSAGFRAKPGTREFVTIFNQTLEEAGYAVWCEGEPNNYNNNEYCGSLLQYDGKLNDFSCTDRYAFICEKEKAT